One genomic window of Arcobacter sp. CECT 8986 includes the following:
- the urtA gene encoding urea ABC transporter substrate-binding protein: MKMRFAKAVVASTLLAGMLAHAADTIKVGVLHSLSGTMAISETTLKDTVLMLIKKQNEEGGLLGKKLEPVVVDPASNWPLFAEKMRSLLTKDKVDVTFGCWTSVSRKSVLPVVEELNGILFYPVQYEGEESSKNIFYTGAAPNQQAIPAVDYLMNEVKVKRWVLAGTDYVYPRTTNKILKAYLKSKGVKDKDIMVNYTPFGYSDWQSIVSDIKKFGSTGLKTAVVSTINGDANVPFYKELANQGIKAEDIPVVAFSVGEEELSGIDTKPLVGHLAAWNYFQSVETKQNDEFIKSWHKFKKDNKKVTNDPMEATYIGFNLWVKAVKKAGTTDVDKVRKAMIGLSVPNLTGGTATMLKNHHITKPVLIGEIQDNGQFETVWETEKEVPGDAWSNYLPDSKNLISDWTDPVNCGNYNTVTKKCLGNSK; this comes from the coding sequence ATGAAAATGAGATTTGCTAAAGCAGTAGTTGCTTCTACATTATTAGCTGGTATGCTTGCACATGCTGCTGATACAATTAAGGTTGGTGTTTTACACTCACTATCAGGAACAATGGCTATTTCTGAAACAACATTAAAAGATACGGTATTAATGTTAATCAAAAAGCAGAATGAAGAAGGTGGATTATTAGGTAAAAAACTAGAACCTGTTGTAGTTGACCCAGCTTCAAACTGGCCACTATTTGCTGAAAAAATGAGAAGTTTACTTACTAAAGATAAAGTTGATGTAACATTTGGTTGTTGGACATCTGTTTCTAGAAAATCTGTTCTTCCTGTTGTTGAAGAGTTAAATGGTATTTTATTTTATCCTGTTCAATATGAAGGTGAAGAATCATCTAAAAATATTTTCTATACTGGTGCTGCGCCAAACCAACAAGCAATTCCAGCAGTTGATTATTTAATGAATGAAGTTAAAGTTAAAAGATGGGTATTAGCAGGAACTGATTATGTTTATCCAAGAACAACAAATAAGATTTTAAAAGCATATTTAAAATCTAAAGGTGTAAAAGATAAAGATATTATGGTTAATTATACTCCATTTGGATATTCAGACTGGCAAAGTATTGTAAGTGATATCAAAAAATTTGGTAGTACTGGATTAAAAACTGCTGTTGTTTCTACTATTAATGGTGATGCAAATGTACCATTTTATAAAGAGTTAGCAAATCAAGGTATTAAAGCTGAAGATATTCCTGTTGTTGCATTCTCTGTTGGAGAAGAAGAACTTTCAGGTATCGATACTAAACCATTAGTTGGACACTTAGCTGCGTGGAATTACTTCCAAAGTGTTGAAACAAAACAAAATGATGAGTTTATTAAATCTTGGCACAAATTCAAAAAAGATAATAAAAAAGTTACAAATGACCCAATGGAAGCTACTTATATTGGATTTAACTTATGGGTAAAAGCTGTTAAAAAAGCTGGAACTACTGATGTTGATAAAGTAAGAAAAGCAATGATTGGATTATCAGTTCCTAACTTAACTGGTGGAACAGCAACAATGCTTAAAAATCACCATATTACAAAACCAGTATTAATTGGAGAAATTCAAGATAATGGTCAATTTGAAACTGTATGGGAAACAGAAAAAGAAGTACCAGGTGATGCTTGGTCAAACTATTTACCAGATAGTAAAAATTTAATTTCTGATTGGACAGATCCTGTTAATTGTGGAAATTATAATACAGTTACTAAAAAATGTTTAGGAAATAGTAAATAA